A single window of Gammaproteobacteria bacterium DNA harbors:
- a CDS encoding aspartate 1-decarboxylase: MQYTLLKAKLHHARVTHSELEYEGSCAIDGKLLAAAGIHEYEQIHIYNVANGERFTTYAIRAEDNSGIISINGAAAHKANPGDRVIIAAYAVLNQHELANFHPTLVYLNEHNRITHCRNAIPVQVA; the protein is encoded by the coding sequence ATGCAGTACACCCTCCTCAAGGCCAAGCTCCACCATGCCCGCGTCACCCACTCCGAGCTGGAGTATGAGGGTTCATGCGCCATTGATGGCAAGCTGCTGGCGGCGGCGGGCATCCACGAATACGAGCAAATCCACATCTACAACGTCGCCAACGGCGAGCGCTTCACCACCTATGCCATCCGCGCAGAGGACAACTCCGGCATCATCTCCATAAACGGCGCCGCCGCCCACAAGGCCAACCCCGGTGATCGCGTGATCATCGCGGCCTACGCCGTCCTCAACCAGCACGAACTCGCCAACTTCCACCCCACCCTCGTCTACCTCAACGAACACAACCGCATTACCCACTGCCGCAATGCCATTCCGGTGCAGGTGGCCTAG
- the panC gene encoding pantoate--beta-alanine ligase: MRVIKTIASLRGELAEWRARGDQIALVPTMGNLHEGHLRLVDEAKSCAQRVVVSIFINPLQFDDPNDFSAYPSTFDEDRSKLDKNGVDIVFFPEVTEMYPQGMQHHTSVTVPDISDILCGAHRPGHFRGVATVVHKLLNIVQPDVALFGEKDYQQLQVIRRMVRDLALPVDIVAVPTVREQDGLALSSRNSYLTADERRHAPRLYQVLMQVKGRIEQGASDFHALENDALMALQQGGFRPEYVSVCRADNLAPAGPEDTDLAILAAAWLGKARLIDSLQVALPPVVQDRV, encoded by the coding sequence ATGCGTGTGATCAAGACGATCGCCTCCCTGCGTGGGGAACTGGCCGAGTGGCGGGCGCGGGGCGACCAGATTGCCTTGGTGCCGACCATGGGCAATCTGCACGAGGGCCACCTGCGGCTGGTGGATGAGGCCAAAAGCTGCGCCCAGCGGGTGGTGGTGAGTATTTTTATCAACCCCTTGCAGTTCGACGACCCTAACGATTTCAGCGCTTATCCAAGCACGTTTGATGAAGATCGCAGCAAATTGGACAAAAATGGCGTAGATATCGTATTTTTTCCTGAAGTTACCGAAATGTATCCGCAGGGCATGCAGCACCACACCAGCGTCACGGTGCCGGATATCTCCGACATCCTGTGCGGGGCGCACCGGCCCGGCCATTTCCGTGGGGTGGCAACGGTGGTGCACAAACTGCTCAACATCGTGCAGCCCGATGTCGCCCTTTTTGGCGAGAAGGATTACCAGCAACTGCAAGTGATCCGGCGGATGGTGCGTGATCTGGCGCTACCGGTCGACATCGTCGCCGTGCCCACTGTGCGGGAGCAGGATGGACTGGCTCTAAGCTCACGCAACAGCTATTTGACTGCGGACGAGCGCCGGCACGCCCCGCGCCTGTATCAGGTGCTGATGCAGGTCAAAGGCCGCATCGAGCAGGGCGCGAGCGACTTCCATGCGCTGGAAAATGACGCCCTGATGGCCTTGCAGCAGGGCGGGTTCCGCCCCGAGTACGTCAGCGTGTGCCGCGCGGACAACCTCGCCCCCGCCGGGCCTGAGGACACAGACCTCGCCATTCTCGCCGCCGCCTGGCTGGGCAAGGCCCGCCTGATCGATAGCCTGCAGGTGGCCTTGCCGCCTGTGGTGCAAGATCGGGTATAA